CACAAAAGTACTTCACACTAACGTTGCAAGTTGGGGAttcaaatagaaaaaataaagcCTCAAATGACTGTGACTGCAAAGGCATTAAAGTCATAGTCAGGTCTGGAGACAATATGGAAGCAAATCTTCAATATAAACAGCACACTAATATTAGTGTAAAAAATGTGCATAAATAGTTAAAAGTGTGCATAACACATACACATCAGTCGCAGTGACATTCTCACAAGATGATTAGTATTCTGCCCCAAAGTGCAGCATTTTCATGTGAAGCAGAATCAGTTGAGTAATAAAATGTTGACGCTTAACATAAGAGACTAAAAATGTTAGCTCTTCAAAGCCTGTTGAAGAACGTAGTTAACCGACGGGAGATGAGACAACCAACTCAGCAGCAAGACGCTTGCATGGCAAAGGAACTTGACTTTAAACCCAGTCTCAGTCTAGGTGACTTAAGGACATTGAGCACCTCTAAGGAAAATTGCCTGAAATAGTCATCTTCGTTGCCGTCATCATGTTAAAAACTAGGAACCATCCTAGACTCCATCACCAGTCTCGACTGCAGGGCCTGATACTGACTTGTATTGGAAATTAGACAAAAAACACGTTTGGGACATTATTGAGATGGCAATGAAATACTTTCAATTAGTGCAATTTTGCCAGAATAGAGaaaaatttgatttgaaattaaTTTCATAAAATTGgcaaaagaaacacaaaacgttctccaaaaacagaaacagaccagCAGACAATCAAGACAGTTAATGGTATTCATTGGAACAATCTGTGATATaagaaaaagtatatttttatagGAAATAAAGCTAAATATGGCATCCTTTGTCTCATCATGTAGCTCACGTCACTGGTACTGATGATGTCACTATGACATGATAGATCATCAGGCGCCGGAGAACAGAAGGTGACGCATATAAACTTCTCTTGAAAGACAAAGGTAAAACAAAGCCCCGTGGTCTAAGAGAGACAGCAGGTCAGCCATTGGTCAGAAATGAGTGTTTCAAAAGAGGAACTGCATGCAGACTGATGACCACATCACTCAATGAACTATGTGCATCTAGTGCGCAGAAAAATCACTGCATCGTACCGAGGTGTGCTTCTGGTGCAGCTCCAATAACACTGTTCTTGTGTGCCCTGACAATATAACGGTGTACAGTGGTAGGCCGGTTGTTAACGAGTTACACCCACTACAATACGTGACTTGCCTACAGTCTAGGTGGAGTCGGTGCATTGCTTGAATCAGCGAGGTGTCTTGTTGTTCAGTGTACCCCGTTCATGATGTGTTTCTGGTGGAGCTCAAGGCCCTTGGGCTCGTCCTGGTTGTGCTGGAAGGAGATGACATCATCGTCCTGGAGACGAGCATTCTTCCGGATCTCCTCCAGAGTGTACTCCTGCATTATGGAGCCGTTCTCAAACACCGTCACCAGCATATCCTGAGAGACACACTACAGGGTCAGTACAACACAATGATAGCGAGACATCGGAAAGACACACAAGGGTTACCAAATCTATACTTGAGCGACTGAGGATAGTGAGCATGTATGCTCTTTGCCCCAGGTGAACCACTGTCCCCTAACCTCCTCTGGCTTTCCCACTCCTCGCTCCACCGTCTCAATGAAGCCGTCAGAGTTTCTCCTGAGTGACAGGCGACCTCTTTTTGAACCCTTGGATGGGTCGGTCACAGGCTGCTTGTACACATCCATCTAGAAAAAACCAAACCCACCAGACAAACGCATCAGTAAAAATCCCTAGTGGTCCCATTCCACTTGGAAAACCAACCCATTCAAAGGCTCCCATAATCATTTGTTTGTACATAAACTCCCACAGAAAATGAATATTTAGCAGTCTGACCAGATGTCTCAAGTCCACCAATATTAGGATAATATACACGCATTCCAACAGAAAATTATGGAATGTGCCTCATCGATATTGACCATGCAATGTTGATCTAGCGCTTGGTTCTGCCCATCTCCTAGTGAAGGTTCTGCACACTTCAATTCATGAGCCTCCAATTGGGAGCAACAGCTTGTAGGGCATCTTGTTTTAGCTGTAAATGTCTTTGATCCACATGCAAGTAAATAAAAGCAAGTCAAAGTGAAGAGCATACCCCCTTCCCATTGGTCTCCACGTAGCTACATTTGAAGGCACAGTTGAGTGTGTCCCTGTTGAGCTTCTGAAGGAGGGCACTCCCACAGCCAAAGAACACATTCTCAGAACTCCAGCCCTCATCACGCAGCTTCTCCAAGATCTACACGGAGAGAAAGGGGTTAAACAACGTGGTACGGACAACCAGTTTATAACCAGAGTGGCGTTTATGGGAGGTTATTGTGTGTAGGTTATTTTCTTACATCATCCACCGAGTTGAGATCAATGCCATCACCCTGGATGATACGCAGGTAAGATGGCAGCACCTTGAATCCTTGAGAGTTTAGGGAACAACCGAAGCATTCCTCTAAGATCTTTATCACCTGGGGAGTGAAAAACAAAGTTAAGCACTAGACCCAGACCCGAGTCAGTACGGATGAGCTTGGATGCAACCTGTAAATTAACTGTGTGTCCCAGCACCCAGACCTGTGACAGCTGCAGTGAAATCACACTCGCACGACCTGGAACCCCAATGACAGGGGCACATGTGTTCCTTACCTCAATGAGGGTCTCTGCAGGGTCTCCTGAGTCAGGCCGGATGACCAGGCAGGATTCTTCGCTCCTCTCCATTACTCGCTCCTTCAGCTTGTCCCCCCAGATGTGCTTACAAGCCTTGAAGATGTCATAGCTGTCACTGACCACTGACACCGGGCCTGTGGGAAACTGGTCCAGCAGACGCTCAAAGGCCTCCTTCTCCCTGCTCCGCCCCCAGGAGATGATCGTGCTACCAGACATAATGCGCAAAGCTACAGGTCTAAGGGAACGTGTCCTTGTTTTCACCCAGCTGTGTTTATGGCTGTGTGGTTCTTACCTGTGCTCGGCTGCAGGTATAGAGAAGCCTGCCATGGGACACCCGTAGTATTGCTGGGCCATCAGAAGCCCTGGGACTGTGTCTGTGCTGCAGAAATTCACCAGGTGGGCTGCCCCGCCTAAGGCCGCAGACTGGGAGACAAACACACCGAAACAGTGCTCAGTTTCCACAGTCTCACACCCAGACCCAGCAGTCACACATTCACGCCCTCTGGTAACtacacacagaggaggaggaagatcaGGAGGAAGGAAAGAAGGACACTAAATAATAGATGTGAATCCCAGCTCACCATTTGCATACTGTGGTGGTCAAGTCTGCACTTAACCCAACTGCACTTAACTTTCTGTCTGGGTCGGAGACTAGGAGTCAGACGTAGGAGCAGAAGGCCTGTGGCAGACCCAGTCAGGAAAGTTAGGTACAGTTAAGTACTGTTCCTTCTATTTGAATGTCGGAAGCATGTTTCAAATTCGCTGGTTGAAATTCACCTTGGAGAATCGGGTGCGTTGTGATCAAACTCAGGCAAATGCTCAGCTTCTATGGCCACTGCCACACTGGAGAAGGGTGCTCTTTACCGGTGAGTCCTGCTTTCAACTCAGTGTGCAagaactccattgagcttgactgccttagtccaggactaggcttaatcggtgtccgaaaaccggaagtggTCATCACTATGAGGGACATAAGCCATAAAACAACTTCTATTATGCCAACCTTATATAGATGTAATTCTTGCAACaactaaaaaaaataacagtggGCTTGTACCTCATTACAGTAACCCCTGGCAGATAGAGTCATGTGCAGGTTCAGCAAATGGACTGATCAGTGATCCTGGTCTAGGCTACACCTTCAACACAACATGTTCCGAGGGGACATCAGGATCAAATGGTCCTAATTCAAGCTGATGCATGCACTATTAAATTATTGCAGAAATGTGTGCATACCTTTTAATAATGTAAAGTAATAAAGGGTACAGTGAaaagtaattttattataaatcCCAAGTTTAGATAACCTTGAAGGTCCAGATTACTAATGAATAGAAATGAATGCAATAGAACAAACACCACTCTACTAAGAAGGCTTTCCACAAtatttgtgtctctgtgggaatttgtgcccattcagccaaaagagcatttctGAGGTCAGCCACTGAAGGCCTGGGACAGTATTGCCATTCCAATTCATCCGTgaggtgttcagtggggttgaggtcagggctctgtgcaggcaacacaagttcctccacaccaacctcgcttaaccatgtctttatggaccccgctttgtgcacaggggcacagtcatactgggacaggaaagggccttccccaaacagttgccacaaagttggaagcacccaattgtctgaaatgtctttgtatcctgttgcattaagatgacccttcattGGGACTAAGGGGcttagcccaaaccctgaaacacagccccagaccattttCCCTCCtacaccaaactttacagtagccactatgcattctggtaggtagcgttctcctggcatctgCCACAGCCACATTCATCagtcagactgccagatagtgaagcgtgattcatcactccagagaacacgtttTCACTGCTCTAGAGTCCAGTGGTGGCATGCTTAACACCACTCCAGCCGACACTCGGCATTGCCCtaatcatcatcttccgcttatccggggccgggtcacgggggcagctgtctaagcagagatgcccagacatcactctccctagacacttcctccagctcttccggggggagtATTTTCAATACTttattcatgtcacttatagacaaacgatgcatgtgcttaaacaaggagactggatcTATGCACTGGCGTTGAAACTCGTTAGCCTCACTAGAATCCCCAGGAGAGATCCGCAAAGACGCGCTGTTTTAGTAGCCTATTTACATGGAAAAAAGGATGTTGTATTTCTCCAAAAACTCTTCTTGGttattcatggacaaacaatgcatgtgcctaaactacgagtctggaccAATACACTAGCGTTTGAATTAACGACTTTtcatagcctattcactaggtgaaaatgttttgtgtttttctcctcTCGGTGTTCTCCTCTCGGTCTTATGATCTTTTGTTTagcagttcatctggttgccttttcactatccattaagtgtaattgttctttttgtacgcttttgtttatttatttgtagagttatagttacagactctctccacctccatacagtcatatattttgagtgtaattcagttgccaaaaaagagaaaaaaaaacaaacattaaacaaagtgtttcatgtttttttaccTCAAATTTTGTCTAGATACCGCAGGTATATcgttatcgtggccaaaataattcacggtaattgcgtagtgaaaatctgatattgtaaCAGTCCtaattcacatccaaattggaggaagtgtttaggaattacagccctttaatatgtagcccactctttttcaaaggacaaAAGTTAATCAGACAATTGACaccaaagctgtttcatggacaggtgaggggtattccttcattatttcttcatcaatgaaGCAGATAagaggtctggagttgattccaggtgtggcattcgcatttggaagctgttgctgtgaacccacatcATGTGGTCAAagaagctctcaatgcaagtgaaacaggccatccttaggctgcaaaaaaaattcaatCACTCAGAGAGATAGCATGAACATTAGGAGTTTGGTATTTTCTGAGAAAATGAAAAACccagcaagcctagttcagaaCGTTGTTGCCCTCCCAAGATCCCcacccaggtcgcccacatgaaaggctgtgtctttgctaggtgtcagtatagcctcttgatattatataattttgtcacacattaacatcacaccaagtttgagtatttcattagacaccattaaccattgtgttaaactgagtaatgtttcttattggTATAAGATTACAACCACCAAAAgcagcatctatgaactgtattgcttttgctgctggccgttttaataacttattagccatttgtgaatgacatcgATACAaaaactactgtatcaatataggtgatgataacagactttttcgtcaagtgaaaagactagagaatcgtgtagtcagcaaagtttGTCAATCcttaacaaatcctaatatccaccagaactgttttattttaggcttcctattttgtatctactgaaggttgtagctagcaaagcttttgtctatcctgaacaaatccagaggcataatgtgttttgactgggaGTCGAGCGCAAAACCTGTTATCCTGTAGTTCGTgcctctaaccactacactatttaacaagggttagACAGTCattcactcacccacccactctcactcagtcagtaagagacatttgctcttctaggccggctctgcttacaaAAAGAATGCACTAGTGAggtctgcaacacaaaaaggcctggacgtccatggaagacagcagtggtggatgattgtaggatcctttccatggtgaaCAAAAACGCCTTCACAACATCACCAGTTCTTcaccagccaagtgaagaacactccccaggaggtaggcatatcattatcaaagtctaccataaagagaagacttcacgagagaaaatacagagggttcaccacaaggtgcaaaccattcataagcctcaagaatagaggGGCAAGATTAGACtgtgccaaaaaacatctaaaaaagccagcccagttctggaaccgcattctttggagatgaaactaagatcaacctgtaccagaatgatgggaagaaaaaagtatgaaggCTTGGTTCAtaatccgaagcataccacatcatctgcaaaacatgatggaggcagtgtgatggcatgggcatgcatggcttccaatggcactgggtcactagtgtttattgatgatgtgacaaaagacagaaacagccggatgaattcttaAGTTTATAAGGAtagtctgctcagattcagcaaagttgattggacgtcgcttcactttacagatggacaatgacccaaaacattctgtaaaagcaacccaggagtttaaggcaaagaagtggaatattctgtaaTGGCCTAGTCAATCACCtaatctcaacccgatcgagcatgcatttcacttgctgaaaaccaaacttaaggcagaaagacccacgaacaaacaacaaacgaagacagctgcagtaaaggcctggcaaagcatcataaaaggaggaaacccagcatttgttgggtcatgcgttccagacttcaagcagtcattgcctgcaaaggatactcgacaaagtattaaaaatgaacattttatttatgattgtgttaatttgtccaaatacatttgagcccctgaaataagaggactgtgtgaaaatggttgcaattgctaaatgtttcatatgatatttttgttcagccccttgaattaaagctgaaagtctgcacttgaattgcatctcggttgtttcatttcaaatccattgtgccTTACTGTATAATCTTAGAATGGCACATGATTTAAGAGGTTTACATTTGCAAGTTATCACCTGTTGTTTGATTAGCGGGAGGTCTAAAAGGTGACAATTCACCAGAATAAGAAATCCTGAAataagaaacagccacaccattcaaaaaaaaaaaatgggccAAGCTGCAATGTTCAGGGAATGTTAGGCTACAGGGCtaaaacaaatgtgattttcACTGATGTCGCAAAGTAATCTTATAGGAAAATAAGGTAATTACAGGCAATTATTTTCTTGACCAGTCAGCGGAAACCACTTCATAGGCATACATCAAAAATAGGCAACATCTCCATTTCTAGTGGTACAAACACGTCATTAAATGTTGTTAAATTGCACTTCCATTTGGCTGCTAAATTGCTCTTCCATTTTTCAGGATTAATCACTAGGGAGTGGTAGAAAGATAAGCAGAGCTTTTCCTTAGTTATTGATTTATTGAAATGCCATTTCTGTTGTCAATATTGCAACCAGATGCCCAGTCACAACATTATAGTAATGGCATGAATAAAAGTGTAAAAGAGGTTTTCTACATAGAGAATATGCCTCGTTAGGTGTGGCAACTAGCATTCAGACCTAGTTATTTTCTCTCAATGACTAGATTTATTTTGCAGACATAATATATACTATAGTTCTCAAACTTCTCTTCTGGGATCCCCAGATGTTTCAATACTAAtaattttgttgtagccctacACTAGCACACCTGAATTACTAACCAAAGCCTTGGTGAGTAGCTTAAATTGTGTGTGCTAGTTAAGGAATAGTTAAAATACATGGAATGGATGGAGGTCCCCAGGACTAAGCAGAGGAAGAATCACTGGGATATAGTACTACAATCTAAGGTAATGTAAAAAAGGTGAGACAAAGTAATAACAACCTATGAAATTACTTAGCGGCTTCCCAAGCCAAAGTATTTCAAAGCCAATGTTGCTCACTACAATGTGTAACACAAGGTCAAGGCTGATCTCTTTTTATAAACGGATTTCTTGAGTGCTTTAAGGATTGACTCAGCCTTTCATCCAGTAATAGCCTTTAGAGTTTAGTGCTCCCATAGGACATGTAGGCAGTCTACAGGTCCGGACCAGAAACTGGAAGGAGCCAACAAGAAAATATTTGGTTCATTCTGGGttaaaaagtgaaatatttttttggatgGAATTTCAAATGTAGTAAACAACAGCTAGCAAACAATGACCATTCCCATTTTGACATGTTATCTGCATTGGAATTTGTGTGTCCACCTTGTGCTCatgcaataacattttaatcacCAACAGTTGATGACTAGCCAAAGGAAACAGATATAAATTGAAAAGGCTACTGAAATCACTTAGCTGGGAAAACTATTATCCTAATTATCCTGTGCCTCTGAAAATTATTCAGATGCCTGAATACTAATAActaatcaatctacacacaatattccaataatgacaaagca
This sequence is a window from Esox lucius isolate fEsoLuc1 chromosome 17, fEsoLuc1.pri, whole genome shotgun sequence. Protein-coding genes within it:
- the nampt2 gene encoding nicotinamide phosphoribosyltransferase 2 translates to MAAQDFNILLATDSYKITHYKQYPPNVNKVYSYFECRRKKGGTQLNEVVFFGLQYLLKKYLSGRVITEEKIQEAKIFYQMHFKQTVFDEEGWRKVMERYDGRLPIRIKAVPEGKIIPRGNVLFTVENTDPDFFWLTNYIETMLVQMWYPITVASISREFKKILAKHLKATSGNLEGLDFKLHDFGYRGVSSQESAALGGAAHLVNFCSTDTVPGLLMAQQYYGCPMAGFSIPAAEHSTIISWGRSREKEAFERLLDQFPTGPVSVVSDSYDIFKACKHIWGDKLKERVMERSEESCLVIRPDSGDPAETLIEVIKILEECFGCSLNSQGFKVLPSYLRIIQGDGIDLNSVDDILEKLRDEGWSSENVFFGCGSALLQKLNRDTLNCAFKCSYVETNGKGMDVYKQPVTDPSKGSKRGRLSLRRNSDGFIETVERGVGKPEEDMLVTVFENGSIMQEYTLEEIRKNARLQDDDVISFQHNQDEPKGLELHQKHIMNGVH